The Fusobacterium necrophorum subsp. necrophorum genome includes the window ATTTCCAATCTCCACCGCCTTATCTTGTTCAATGATCAACTCTCCCAAGTCCTCGGTACGAATTTTTGCAAAATTATTTTCCAAGAGTTCAATGACTTCTCCCTCCAAGAAATTATTATCTCCTAAAAAATCAGCCACAAACATATTTGCCGGAGATTCATACACTTCCGCCGGAGTTCCGATTTGTAAAATTTCTCCTTGGTTCATCACGGCAATTCTATCCGAAATGGAAAGAGCTTCCTGTTGGTCGTGAGTGATAAAAATAAAAGTAATTCCAACCTCTTCATGAATTAAGTCCAATTCCAGTAACAAATTTTGTCGCAATTTTGCGTCCAAAGCGGACAAAGGTTCATCCAATAACAAAACTCCCGGCTTATTAATCAAAGCTCTTGCAATGGCAACTCTTTGTTGTTGCCCTCCGGAAAGCTGACTGGGCTTTTTCTTCATATGTTCTTCCAATCCCACGAGAGAAATATATTTTTTCACTTCTTCTTCAATAATTTTTTCTTCTACTTTTTTTAAACGCAACGGAAAAGCGACATTTTCATATACTGTTAAATGAGGAAACAGGGAGTATTTTTGAAAAATGGTATTTACATTTCTCAAATTCGGGGGTAAATCCAATAGATTTTCCTCTCCTAGATAAATAGCTCCTTCATCTGCCGGAATAAAACCTGCTATCATTCGAAGTAAGGTTGTCTTTCCACAACCGGAAGGACCTAAAATAGAGAAAAACTCTCCTTGATTTATTGTGAAATTGATGTCTTTTAACACTTCAACTCCATCAAAACTTTTACGAACATGTTCGATTCGAATATCCTTTTTTTCCAATCTTTGTTTAACCTCCACCATATAAAATTCTCTACCTTATTTATAATATCATATTTTCTAATCAAATTAAATAAAAAGTTGAATTTTGAAAAAAAATAATATAAATTAATAAGTAAGAGAAGGATTAGGAGGCGATATCTATGACATTACAAGAAGTATATCAAAAAGCACGTGGCAGAATGAAAGGATTTTGTTCTATTTGTCCGGAGTGCAACGGAAAAGTCTGTGCAGGAAAAGTACCGGGAATGGGAGGTTGTGGAAGCGGATTTTCTTTTCAACACAATTATACGACCTTGAAGGCCCTTCATCTACAGATGAGATGTTTACACCAAGTGAAAGACCCGAAAACAGCAGTGGAAATCTTTGGACAAAATTTATCCATGCCTATTTTAGGAGCTCCTATCACAGGAACCAAATTTAATTTTGGAGGTTATGTCACACAGGAAGAATTCTGTGATGATATTATTTTGGGTGCAAAAGCGGCAGGAACTTTGGCTATGATTGGTGACACGGGAGATCCCGCTGCCTATGAAGCGGGGATTGCTTCCTTAAAAAAAGCAAAAGGCTTGGGAATTGCCATTATCAAACCGAGACACAACGAAGAAATTATCAAGAGAATTCGTCTTGCAGAAGAGGCTTCCGCCATTGCTGTCGGGATTGATTTGGATGGAGCCGGTCTATTAACCATGAAACTTTTCCATCAACCGGTCGAACCGAAATCTATCGAAGATTTAAAAATATTGGTTCAATCCACAAAACTTCCCTTCCTTGTCAAAGGAATTTTAAGTGTAGAGGAGGCAAAGGCCTGTGTGGAAGCGGGAGTACATGCCATTGTCGTTTCCAATCATGGAGGTAGAGTTTTGGATGATTGTATTTCTCCGGTGGAAGTTCTACAAGAAATCGTAAAAGAAGTGGGAGACAAGATTATCGTTTTGGCAGACGGAAACGTAAGAAGCGGAGAAGATGTGTTGAAATATTTGTCTTTAGGAGCGAAAGCCGTCTTGGTGGGAAGACCTTGTATCTGGGCCTCCGTCGGAAATCGCCAATCGGGGATCGAAACCTTATTTCATGAATTACAGGCACAACTATACAAGGCTATGTTGATGACGGGAAATGCTTCCGTGAATAGCATTGCTCCGAATACTATTTTTAAAAATGCTTAATTTTCGGACATCCTTGCCAAACTTTTATACACAAATATTGGTTGACAAAAAGGAGAAGATTATCTTATAATATTTACGAAGAATTATATTATATGTATATGAAAGGGTTGATAGATTATGGCAAATAAAACGGTAGAAATTACAAACGAAACTGGATTACATACAAGACCCGGAAACGAGTTTGTAAGTTTGGCAAAAACGTTCTCTTCTCAAATTGAAGTGGAAAATGAAGCCGGAAAAAAAGTAAAAGGAACATCTCTATTAAAACTTCTTTCTTTGGGAATTAAGAAAGGAAGCAAGGTAACCGTTCATGCAGAAGGAGAAGACGCAGAACAAGCAGTAGAACAATTGGCAAATCTACTTGAAAATTTAAAAGACTAAGAGCTAATATGAATTGGATAGAGGATTTAAAATCCTCTATTTTTTTTAGGAAACAAGGAGTGGTTTATGGAAAGAAAGTTTATAAAAGGAATTGATGCTTCTCCCGGAATTGCAATCGGAAAAGTATTCTTGTATCAGGAAAACGAACTGCTAATCACAAAAGAAAGTCACAAGACAATAGAAGAAGAAAAACAACGTCTTATTCTGGGACAAGAAAAGACCAAGAAACAATTGGAAGCCATCAAAGAAAGAACTTTGTTAACGCTTGGAAAAGACAAAGCCGATATTTTTGACGGGCACATTACCCTTTTGGAAGATGAAGATCTCTTGGAAGAAATCAATGATTTGTTGGAAGAAGGAGAAATCACGGCGGAATTTGCTTTAAAAACACAGATTGAAGAATATTGTAAAATGCTGTCCAATTTGGAAGATGCTTACCTGAGAGAACGAGCCGCAGACCTGCAGGATATCGGAAAAAGATGGTTGTACAATGTCGCAGAAGTTGCCATTGTGGATTTATCTTCCCTTCCTACCGATACCGTTATCGTGGCAAAAGATTTAACTCCCTCCGATACCGCCCAGGTAGACTTGGAAAATGTACTTGCTTTCGTAACGGAAATCGGTGGAAAAACAGCTCACTCTTCTATTATGGCAAGATCTTTGGAGCTACCTGCTGTCGTTGGAACGGGAAATATTTGTTCTCTGGTAAACAATGGAGAAATGATCATCGTCGATGCCTTGGCAGGAGAGATTATTTTAAATCCGACACAAGAAGAACTGGAGAGCTATCAGGAAAAACAACGGAAATTTTTACAAGAAAAAGAAATGTTGAAGCAACTGCAGCACAAAGCTGCCATCTCCAAAGACGGAGTTGAAGTAGGAGTCTGGTGTAATATCGGTTCTCCGAAAGATGTCAAAGGAGTTTTGAATAATGGAGGACAGGGAATCGGATTATACAGAACGGAATTTCTATTTATGAACAATGACAGATTTCCAACCGAAGAAGAACAATTTGAAGCCTACAAAGAAGT containing:
- a CDS encoding ABC transporter ATP-binding protein; translated protein: MEKKDIRIEHVRKSFDGVEVLKDINFTINQGEFFSILGPSGCGKTTLLRMIAGFIPADEGAIYLGEENLLDLPPNLRNVNTIFQKYSLFPHLTVYENVAFPLRLKKVEEKIIEEEVKKYISLVGLEEHMKKKPSQLSGGQQQRVAIARALINKPGVLLLDEPLSALDAKLRQNLLLELDLIHEEVGITFIFITHDQQEALSISDRIAVMNQGEILQIGTPAEVYESPANMFVADFLGDNNFLEGEVIELLENNFAKIRTEDLGELIIEQDKAVEIGNHVKVSIRPEKIKLTKTKPRGRRSTINTLPVYVNELIYTGFQSKYFVHLCQKEQYTFKVFQQHAVYFDDNDEAAIWWDEDAFISWDADDGFLIEVS
- a CDS encoding alpha-hydroxy-acid oxidizing protein, whose amino-acid sequence is MTLQEVYQKARGRMKGFCSICPECNGKVCAGKVPGMGGCGSGFSFQHNYTTLKALHLQMRCLHQVKDPKTAVEIFGQNLSMPILGAPITGTKFNFGGYVTQEEFCDDIILGAKAAGTLAMIGDTGDPAAYEAGIASLKKAKGLGIAIIKPRHNEEIIKRIRLAEEASAIAVGIDLDGAGLLTMKLFHQPVEPKSIEDLKILVQSTKLPFLVKGILSVEEAKACVEAGVHAIVVSNHGGRVLDDCISPVEVLQEIVKEVGDKIIVLADGNVRSGEDVLKYLSLGAKAVLVGRPCIWASVGNRQSGIETLFHELQAQLYKAMLMTGNASVNSIAPNTIFKNA
- a CDS encoding HPr family phosphocarrier protein, producing MANKTVEITNETGLHTRPGNEFVSLAKTFSSQIEVENEAGKKVKGTSLLKLLSLGIKKGSKVTVHAEGEDAEQAVEQLANLLENLKD
- the ptsP gene encoding phosphoenolpyruvate--protein phosphotransferase, coding for MERKFIKGIDASPGIAIGKVFLYQENELLITKESHKTIEEEKQRLILGQEKTKKQLEAIKERTLLTLGKDKADIFDGHITLLEDEDLLEEINDLLEEGEITAEFALKTQIEEYCKMLSNLEDAYLRERAADLQDIGKRWLYNVAEVAIVDLSSLPTDTVIVAKDLTPSDTAQVDLENVLAFVTEIGGKTAHSSIMARSLELPAVVGTGNICSLVNNGEMIIVDALAGEIILNPTQEELESYQEKQRKFLQEKEMLKQLQHKAAISKDGVEVGVWCNIGSPKDVKGVLNNGGQGIGLYRTEFLFMNNDRFPTEEEQFEAYKEVAMALEGKPVTIRTMDIGGDKSLPYMELPKEENPFLGWRAIRVCLDRIEILETQFKALLRASAFGTIKIMLPMIMDITEIRRAKALLEKCKAELKEKGIAFDEKIPLGIMVETPAVAFRAKYFAKEVDFFSIGTNDLTQYTLAVDRGNENISHLYDSYNPAVLQAIQASIEGAHEAGIQISMCGEFAGDEKATALLFGMGLDAFSMSAISVPRIKQNILRLEKASATALVNRVMSCATSEEVMQEIKNFQESLENI